In Prunus dulcis chromosome 1, ALMONDv2, whole genome shotgun sequence, the following are encoded in one genomic region:
- the LOC117636509 gene encoding 3-ketoacyl-CoA thiolase 2, peroxisomal — MEKAFNRQRVLFDHLRPSSSSLHGTDSSSLSASACVAGDSAAYARTNVFGDDVVIVAAYRTPICKAKRGGFKDTHADDLLAPVLKAVIEKSNLNPSEVGDIVVGTVLAPGSQRASECRMAAFYAGFPETVPIRTVNRQCSSGLQAVADVAASIRAGFYDIGIGAGLESMTANPMAWEGSVNPKVKIFEQAQNCLLPMGVTSENVAHRFGVSRQEQDQAAVDSHRKAAAATATGKFKDEIIPVATKIVDPKSGEEKPVTISVDDGIRNTTLADLAKLKPVFKKDGSTTAGNSSQVSDGAGAVLLMKRSIAERKGLPILGVFRSFSAVGVDPAIMGVGPAVAIPAAVKAAGLELDDIDLFEINEAFASQYVYCRNKLGLDPEKINVNGGALAIGHPLGATGARAVATLLHEMKRRGKDCRFGVISMCIGTGMGAAAVFEKGDSTDELCNARKVESLNHLSKDAR, encoded by the exons ATGGAGAAAGCGTTCAACAGGCAACGAGTTCTGTTCGACCACCTTCgaccttcttcctcttctcttcatGGCACCgactcttcttctctctcc GCATCGGCGTGTGTGGCTGGGGATAGCGCTGCATATGCAAGGACAAATGTCTTTGGCGATGATGTGGTCATCGTAGC TGCTTATCGAACTCCAATTTGCAAGGCTAAACGTGGGGGCTTCAAAGATACTCATGCTGATGATCTTCTTGCACCTGTTTTGAAG GCGGTTATAGAGAAATCCAATCTCAACCCAAGTGAGGTTGGGGATATTGTTGTGGGTACGGTGTTAGCTCCAGGATCTCAAAGAGCTAGTGAATGCAGGATGGCTGCCTTTTATGCTGGCTTCCCTG AAACTGTGCCAATTAGAACTGTGAACAGACAATGTTCATCTGGGCTTCAGGCAGTTGCTGATGTAGCTGCATCTATAAGAGCAGGATTTTATGATATTG GAATTGGAGCTGGGTTGGAATCCATGACCGCAAATCCAATGGCATGGGAAGGATCAGTTAATCCTAAA GTGAAGATCTTTGAACAGGCCCAGAATTGCCTTCTTCCTATGGGAGTCACCTCAGAAAATGTTGCGCATCGCTTTGGTGTTTCTAGGCAGGAGCAAGATCAAGCTGCT GTCGACTCTCATAGGAAGGCAGCTGCTGCTACTGCCACTGGTAAATTTAAAGATGAAATCATCCCTGTGGCGACCAAG ATTGTTGACCCAAAATCTGGTGAGGAGAAACCTGTTACAATCTCTGTTGATGATGGGATTCGGAACACAACATTGGCAGACCTGGCAAAGTTGAAGCCTGTGTTTAAGAAAGATGGGAGCACCACTGCTG GTAACTCTAGTCAAGTTAGTGATGGTGCTGGAGCTGTTCTCTTGATGAAGAGAAGTATTGCTGAGCGAAAAGGATTGCCAATTCTTGGTGTATTCAG GAGTTTCTCTGCTGTTGGTGTGGATCCAGCCATCATGGGTGTTGGTCCAGCTGTTGCAATTCCAGCTGCAGTCAAGGCTGCTGGTTTAGAGCTTGATGATATTGATCTTTTTGAGATAAATGAG GCTTTTGCATCCCAATATGTATATTGCCGTAACAAGTTGGGACTTGATCCAGAAAAGATCAATGTGAATGGAGGTGCACTTGCCATTGGGCATCCACTTGGTGCAACAG GTGCGCGTGCGGTTGCGACTCTATTGCATGAGATGAAGCGTCGTGGGAAGGACTGCCGCTTTGGAGTGATCTCTATGTGCATAG GCACAGGGATGGGGGCAGCAGCTGTTTTCGAAAAGGGGGACAGCACTGACGAACTCTGCAATGCTCGGAAAGTCGAATCCCTCAATCATTTATCAAAGGATGCTAGGTAG
- the LOC117638366 gene encoding putative vesicle-associated membrane protein 726: MGQQSLIYSFVARGSVILAEYTEFTGNFTSIASQCLQKLPSSNNKFTYNCDGHTFNYLVENGFTYCVVASESAGRQIPIAYLERVKDDFNKRYAGGKAGTAVANGLNREFGPKLKDHMKYCVDHPEEINKLAKVKAQVTEVKGVMMDNIEKVLDRGEKIELLVDKTDNLRSQAQDFRTQGTKMKRKMWFQNMKIKLIVVGIIILIGFVIFLSICHGFKCT, from the exons ATGGGGCAACAATCTCTGATCTACAGCTTCGTCGCTCGAGGCAGTGTGATTCTCGCCGAGTACACAGAGTTCACCGGCAATTTCACCTCCATTGCCTCTCAATGCCTTCAGAAGCTTCCTTCCTCCAACAACAAGTTCACCTACAATTGCGATGGCCACACCTTCAATTACCTCGTCGAAAACGGTTTCA CTTACTGCGTAGTTGCATCTGAATCTGCTGGCAGGCAAATTCCAATTGCCTATCTGGAGAGAGTCAAGGACGATTTCAACAAAAGATATGCTGGTGGGAAAGCTGGAACTGCTGTTGCCAATGGACTGAACAGAGAGTTTGG ACCTAAACTGAAGGATCACATGAAGTACTGTGTGGATCATCCTGAAGAGATCAACAAGCTTGCAAAAGTGAAGGCTCAGGTTACTGAGGTCAAGGGTGTTATGATGGACAATATTGAGAAG GTTCTTGACCGCGGTGAGAAGATTGAGCTGTTGGTGGACAAAACTGATAATCTTCGCTCCCAG GCCCAAGATTTCAGGACACAGggaacaaaaatgaaaaggaagatgTGGTTTCAGAATATGAAGATAAAATTGATTGTTGTGGGGATCATCATTCTCATAGGCTTTGTGATATTTTTGTCAATCTGCCATGGTTTTAAGTGTACCTAA
- the LOC117613551 gene encoding cellulose synthase-like protein D1 yields MATSSNSSKKTMSSSPSSAGRPPQGVKFARRTSSGRVMSLSRDDDLDMSGEFSGENDYINYTVMMPPTPDNQPMAGSSGAGTASDSKTDGPGPYGPSRFGAESRRGVDDDGGGDSEAAKADRRMSVMNSSNNKSILLRSQTGDFDHNRWLFETKGTYGIGNAYWSEKQENKYGPEVEMSMQDFIDKPWKPLTRKVKIPPAILSPYRLLVVIRLIVLFLFLLWRVQNPNPDAMWLWGMSIVCEIWFAFSWLLDILPKQNPINRATDLDALRDKFEQPSPTNPTGRSDLPGVDVFISTADAEKEPPLVTGNTILSVLAAQYPVEKLSCYISDDGGAILTFEAMAEAVNFAEVWVPFCRKHEIEPRNPDSYFNSKVDPTKNKKRPDFVKDRRWIKREYDEFKVRINGLPDVIRKRSEMYNSKEDVNERKLSKERSIGGGGDDAEPAADGEASNVTKATWMADGTHWPGTWLEPCADHKKGDHAGILQVMSKVPEMEAVMGFPDEKKLDFTGVDIRVPMFAYVSREKRPGYDHNKKAGAMNAMVRASAILSNGPFILNLDCDHYIYNSMAIREGMCFMMDRGGDRICYIQFPQRFEGIDPSDRYANHNTVFFDGNMRALDGLQGPVYVGTGCMFRRFALYGFHPPRANEYLGMFGTIKAPAPNYHEIEAQLEADPDLPDSEKQPLATHPDLGLPKKFGNSQMFTDSIGVAEYHGRPLADHASVKNGRPPGALLEPRPPLDAPTVAEAVAVISCWYEDKTEWGDRIGWIYGSVTEDVVTGYRMHNRGWRSVYCITKRDAFRGTAPINLTDRLHQVLRWATGSVEIFYSRNNAFLACRRLKFLQRIAYLNVGIYPFTSIFLVVYCFLPALCLFTGQFIVAGLSVPFLIYLLIITVCLCLLSLLEVRWSGIGLEEWWRNEQFWLIGGTSAHLVAVIQGLLKVVAGIEIHFTLTSKSTAEDEEDIYADLYVVKWTSLFLMPLTIIIINIIAMVIGISRTLYEVIPQWNKLLGGLFFSFWVLAHMYPFMKGLMGRRGRIPTIVYVWAGLLAIIISLLWIVINPPNGVNLNNQGMQI; encoded by the exons ATGGCAACTTCATCAAACTCATCAAAGAAAACAATGTCGTCCTCACCCTCATCTGCAGGCCGTCCACCGCAGGGGGTCAAATTTGCCCGCCGCACGTCCAGTGGGCGTGTGATGAGCTTGTCTCGGGACGACGATTTGGACATGAGCGGGGAATTCTCGGGTGAAAATGACTACATCAATTACACCGTGATGATGCCCCCTACACCCGACAACCAGCCAATGGCTGGGTCATCAGGTGCAGGAACGGCCTCGGATTCAAAAACTGATGGTCCTGGGCCATATGGGCCATCACGGTTTGGAGCGGAGTCTAGGCGAGGGGTCGACGATGATGGTGGGGGTGATAGTGAAGCTGCAAAGGCGGATAGGAGAATGTCAGTGATGAACTCATCTAATAACAAATCAATACTGTTGAGAAGCCAAACTGGGGACTTTGATCATAATCGTTGGTTGTTTGAGACCAAAGGAACGTATGGCATTGGAAACGCATATTGGTCAGAGAAGCAAGAGAACAAGTATGGACCGGAAGTCGAAATGAGCATGCAGGATTTTATTGACAAACCATGGAAGCCACTCACCAGGAAGGTTAAAATCCCCCCTGCTATTCTTAGCCCTTACAG GTTACTTGTGGTCATCCGTTTGATAGTACTGTTCCTTTTCCTACTATGGCGAgtccaaaatccaaaccctgATGCAATGTGGCTATGGGGCATGTCCATAGTTTGTGAGATTTGGTTTGCATTCTCATGGCTTTTAGACATTCTTCCCAAGCAGAACCCCATAAATCGTGCCACGGACTTGGATGCTCTACGTGACAAGTTTGAGCAACCTTCTCCCACCAACCCTACTGGGCGCTCTGACCTCCCTGGTGTTGATGTCTTCATCTCCACTGCCGACGCTGAGAAGGAACCGCCTCTTGTCACTGGCAATACCATTCTTTCCGTCCTTGCCGCTCAATATCCCGTGGAAAAGCTTTCATGCTACATTTCAGATGATGGTGGTGCCATTCTCACCTTTGAGGCCATGGCCGAGGCTGTTAACTTTGCTGAG GTTTGGGTACCCTTTTGCCGAAAACATGAAATTGAGCCTAGGAATCCAGACAGCTACTTTAACAGCAAAGTTGACCCCACCAAGAACAAGAAGCGGCCTGATTTTGTCAAGGATCGCCGTTGGATCAAGAGAGAATATGATGAATTTAAAGTTAGGATCAATGGTCTTCCTGATGTTATCCGCAAGCGAAGTGAAATGTATAACTCTAAAGAGGACGTGAATGAAAGGAAGCTTTCCAAGGAGAGAAGTATTGGTGGAGGTGGAGATGACGCGGAGCCAGCGGCGGATGGTGAGGCAAGCAATGTTACTAAGGCAACGTGGATGGCTGACGGGACACATTGGCCAGGAACATGGCTCGAACCTTGCGCCGATCACAAAAAAGGAGACCATGCTGGGATCTTACAG GTTATGAGTAAGGTCCCAGAGATGGAGGCTGTAATGGGTTTTCCTGATGAGAAAAAATTAGACTTCACAGGGGTGGACATTCGAGTCCCAATGTTTGCATATGTTTCGCGAGAGAAGCGACCTGGATATGACCACAACAAGAAGGCAGGAGCCATGAATGCCATGGTCCGAGCGTCAGCAATATTGTCTAATGGTCCCTTCATACTTAACTTGGATTGTGACCATTATATCTATAACTCTATGGCTATAAGGGAAGGAATGTGCTTCATGATGGACCGGGGTGGAGACAGGATTTGCTACATACAATTCCCTCAGAGATTTGAAGGGATCGATCCATCTGACCGTTATGCAAATCATAACACAGTCTTCTTTGATG GAAATATGAGAGCCCTGGATGGTCTCCAAGGCCCAGTGTATGTGGGAACTGGGTGCATGTTCAGGCGTTTTGCACTGTACGGGTTCCACCCGCCAAGGGCAAATGAGTACTTAGGAATGTTTGGGACGATCAAAGCCCCAGCTCCAAATTACCATGAGATTGAGGCGCAGTTAGAGGCTGATCCAGATCTACCCGACTCAGAAAAACAACCTCTGGCGACTCACCCTGACTTAGGCCTTCCCAAGAAGTTTGGAAATTCACAAATGTTCACTGATTCCATAGGCGTTGCTGAGTATCACGGACGTCCTCTTGCTGATCACGCCTCTGTCAAGAATGGCCGCCCTCCCGGCGCTCTGCTCGAACCACGTCCCCCACTCGATGCCCCAACTGTTGCTGAAGCAGTTGCTGTCATTTCCTGCTG GTACGAGGACAAGACCGAATGGGGAGACAGGATAGGTTGGATCTATGGATCAGTAACAGAGGATGTGGTGACAGGTTACAGAATGCACAATCGTGGTTGGCGGTCAGTGTATTGCATCACGAAGCGTGATGCATTCCGTGGCACTGCACCTATCAACCTCACAGACAGATTGCACCAGGTGCTCCGATGGGCCACTGGTTCAGTGGAAATTTTCTACTCCAGGAACAATGCATTTCTTGCATGCCGGCGCCTCAAGTTTCTACAGCGTATTGCATACCTCAACGTCGGCATTTATCCCTTCACATCCATCTTTCTGGTTGTTTACTGTTTCCTCCCTGCACTCTGCCTCTTCACAGGTCAATTCATAGTTGCAGGCCTAAGTGTCCCCTTCCTTATCTACCTCCTTATCATCACTGTCTGTCTCTGTCTGCTCTCCCTACTTGAAGTGAGATGGTCAGGCATTGGCCTTGAGGAATGGTGGCGTAATGAGCAATTTTGGCTCATTGGTGGAACAAGTGCTCACCTTGTAGCTGTCATCCAGGGTCTCCTCAAAGTTGTAGCCGGTATCGAAATTCACTTCACCTTAACCTCCAAGTCTACAGCTGAAGACGAAGAAGACATTTACGCTGACCTCTACGTTGTCAAATGGACAAGTCTTTTCTTAATGCCTCTGACAATCATAATTATCAATATTATTGCAATGGTCATCGGAATCTCAAGGACCTTATACGAAGTGATACCCCAATGGAATAAGCTACTCGGAGGACTTTTCTTCAGTTTCTGGGTGTTGGCTCACATGTACCCATTTATGAAAGGCTTGATGGGAAGGAGAGGAAGGATACCTACTATTGTATATGTCTGGGCAGGGCTGCTTGCAATCATAATATCTTTGCTTTGGATAGTAATCAATCCTCCAAATGGTGTCAACCTCAACAATCAAGGCATGCAGATATGA
- the LOC117634317 gene encoding putative F-box protein PP2-B12 has product MKEDDRHKKMKEAEAEMSIISMLPAECISHIVSCTTPLDACRSSLVSSRFRIAADSDIVWERFLPQDYKEIISISLNSLSKKDLYFHLCNHPIIIGNGNMSMALEKQSGKKCYMVGARGLSVIWGDTPRYWRWISLPESRFSQVAKLNYVCWLDIKGYIETKNLSPRTTYAAYFVYQLSSQHNPETAATPVTLRVAYEHSAVAVEHSVILDPVNYEGTAPPHARYRGDGWFEIEMGEFVTQEDNATVVCSLMETSNYNWKRGLIVEGIELRPKE; this is encoded by the exons atgaaggaagacgatcgacataagaaaatgaaggaagcaGAAGCAGAGATGAGTATCATCAGCATGTTGCCTGCAGAATGTATCTCCCACATCGTTTCCTGCACAACCCCTCTGGATGCGTGCAGATCATCGCTGGTCTCTTCCCGCTTTAGAATTGCTGCGGATTCTGATATAGTGTGGGAGAGATTTCTGCCCCAGGATTATAAGGAAatcatttccatttctttgaACTCCTTGTCCAAGAAGGATCTCTACTTTCATCTTTGCAATCACCCCATCATCATAGGCAATGGTAACATG AGCATGGCACTAGAAAAGCAGAGTGGCAAAAAATGTTATATGGTAGGGGCAAGAGGGCTTTCAGTTATATGGGGAGATACACCCAGATATTGGCGGTGGATATCTCTGCCAGAGTCTAG GTTTTCCCAAGTGGCTAAGCTCAATTATGTATGTTGGCTTGACATCAAGGGATACATAGAGACTAAAAACTTGTCCCCAAGAACAACCTATGCAGCTTATTTTGTCTATCAGCTCTCATCACAACACAATCCAGAGACTGCAGCAACTCCTGTTACATTGCGTGTCGCTTATGAACATAGCGCAGTTGCGGTTGAGCATAGTGTGATCCTAGACCCTGTAAATTATGAAGGTACAGCTCCTCCGCATGCTCGATACAGAGGCGATGGGTGGTTTGAGATTGAGATGGGTGAGTTTGTCACCCAAGAAGATAATGCTACTGTAGTGTGTAGTCTAATGGAAACTAGTAATTACAACTGGAAGAGGGGCCTCATTGTGGAAGGCATTGAGCTTAGGCCCAAAGAGTGA
- the LOC117634324 gene encoding putative F-box protein PP2-B12 isoform X2 — MDFISTLPAECISHIVSCTTPLDACRSSLVSSLFQIAADSDIVWERFLPQDQDYKEIISTSSNSLSKKDLYFHLCKHRIITGNGNMITALQKQSGKKSYMVGARELTVILEDTPKCWQWISIPESRFSQVSKLNYISWLDIKGYIETKNLSPRTTYAAYFVYLLTSEHVTWTPKISITSRVAYEKSAVAVERSLILDPLSYGGRRSVTLYPLTFEGRVGPQARYRLDGWIEIEMGEFVTEEDNATVVCSLMETSSFCKKGIIVEGIELRPNNEGLIHCGRH, encoded by the exons ATGGATTTCATCAGCACGTTGCCTGCAGAGTGCATCTCCCACATCGTTTCCTGTACAACCCCTCTGGATGCGTGCAGATCATCCCTGGTCTCTTCCCTCTTTCAAATTGCTGCGGATTCTGATATCGTGTGGGAGAGATTTCTTCCCCAAGACCAAGATTATAAGGAAATCATTTCCACTTCTTCCAACTCCTTGTCCAAGAAGGATCTCTACTTTCATCTTTGCAAACACCGCATCATCACAGGCAATGGTAACATG ATCACGGCGTTACAAAAGCAGAGTGGCAAAAAGAGTTATATGGTAGGGGCAAGAGAGCTTACAGTTATATTGGAAGATACACCAAAATGTTGGCAATGGATATCCATACCAGAGTCTAG GTTTTCCCAAGTGTCTAAGCTCAATTATATATCCTGGCTTGACATCAAGGGATACATAGAGACTAAAAACTTGTCCCCGAGAACAACCTATGCAGCGTATTTTGTCTATCTGCTCACATCAGAACACGTTACGTGGACACCAAAAATTTCTATTACGTCGCGCGTCGCTTATGAAAAAAGCGCAGTTGCGGTTGAGCGTAGTCTGATCCTAGACCCTCTATCTTATGGAGGCCGCCGTAGTGTGACACTATACCCTCTAACTTTTGAAGGTAGAGTTGGTCCTCAAGCTCGATACAGACTTGATGGGTGGATTGAGATTGAGATGGGTGAGTTCGTCACTGAAGAAGATAATGCTACTGTAGTGTGTAGTTTAATGGAAACTAGTAGTTTCTGTAAGAAAGGCATCATTGTGGAAGGCATTGAGCTTAGGCCAAACAATGAAGGATTGATTCATTGTGGAAGGCATTGA
- the LOC117634324 gene encoding putative F-box protein PP2-B12 isoform X1 yields MICDMKGTSPGRGREEIWIDRRHKKRKEAVAGMDFISTLPAECISHIVSCTTPLDACRSSLVSSLFQIAADSDIVWERFLPQDQDYKEIISTSSNSLSKKDLYFHLCKHRIITGNGNMITALQKQSGKKSYMVGARELTVILEDTPKCWQWISIPESRFSQVSKLNYISWLDIKGYIETKNLSPRTTYAAYFVYLLTSEHVTWTPKISITSRVAYEKSAVAVERSLILDPLSYGGRRSVTLYPLTFEGRVGPQARYRLDGWIEIEMGEFVTEEDNATVVCSLMETSSFCKKGIIVEGIELRPNNEGLIHCGRH; encoded by the exons ATGATATGTGATATGAAGGGAACATCACCAGGAAGAGGAAGGGAAGAGATTTGGATCGATCGACGACATAAGAAAAGGAAGGAAGCAGTAGCAGGGATGGATTTCATCAGCACGTTGCCTGCAGAGTGCATCTCCCACATCGTTTCCTGTACAACCCCTCTGGATGCGTGCAGATCATCCCTGGTCTCTTCCCTCTTTCAAATTGCTGCGGATTCTGATATCGTGTGGGAGAGATTTCTTCCCCAAGACCAAGATTATAAGGAAATCATTTCCACTTCTTCCAACTCCTTGTCCAAGAAGGATCTCTACTTTCATCTTTGCAAACACCGCATCATCACAGGCAATGGTAACATG ATCACGGCGTTACAAAAGCAGAGTGGCAAAAAGAGTTATATGGTAGGGGCAAGAGAGCTTACAGTTATATTGGAAGATACACCAAAATGTTGGCAATGGATATCCATACCAGAGTCTAG GTTTTCCCAAGTGTCTAAGCTCAATTATATATCCTGGCTTGACATCAAGGGATACATAGAGACTAAAAACTTGTCCCCGAGAACAACCTATGCAGCGTATTTTGTCTATCTGCTCACATCAGAACACGTTACGTGGACACCAAAAATTTCTATTACGTCGCGCGTCGCTTATGAAAAAAGCGCAGTTGCGGTTGAGCGTAGTCTGATCCTAGACCCTCTATCTTATGGAGGCCGCCGTAGTGTGACACTATACCCTCTAACTTTTGAAGGTAGAGTTGGTCCTCAAGCTCGATACAGACTTGATGGGTGGATTGAGATTGAGATGGGTGAGTTCGTCACTGAAGAAGATAATGCTACTGTAGTGTGTAGTTTAATGGAAACTAGTAGTTTCTGTAAGAAAGGCATCATTGTGGAAGGCATTGAGCTTAGGCCAAACAATGAAGGATTGATTCATTGTGGAAGGCATTGA